The region ATCAAATTTACGACAACGAAAGAACGGGCAGATCCGGCTAGCCGAGCCCCCATAGCACGATTCCCGCAGCTCCTCCCCCCAGGACCAGCCACAGCGAACCGATGCGCGTGCGCACCAGCAGCAGCAGCGCCACCGCCGCCAGGACCGCCGTTGGCGCGTCGCGCACCGCCGCGCATCCGATCTGCCAGGACACCGCCGCCATCAGCGCCAGCGAGGCCGTGACCACGCCGTCCAGGAAGAGGCCGGCGGTCGGGGAGCGCCGCAACCGCGGCACCAGCGGCCCGCTCAGGGCCACGAAGACGAAAGCCGGCAGGAAGATCCCCAGCGTCGCCAGCATGGCTCCGGGCACGCCGCCCAGCAGGTAGCCGATGAACGTCGCGGTGGAGAACAGCGGACCCGGGGTCACCTGGCCGACCGCGACGGCGTCCAGCAGCTGGGATTCCGTGAGCCAGCGCCAGCGGTCCACCAGGTCGGCGCGCAGGAAGGCGATCAGCACGTAGCCGCTGCCGAAGAGCACCGAGCCGACCTTCAGGAAGAACAGGAAGAGCGACGACAGGGCGAACGGGCGCGCGACGATCTCGGCGGCGCCGGCGACCGCGGCGGCGGGCAGGCGGGAAGCGGCGGCCAGGAAGCCGCCCAACCCCAGCAGCAGCACGCCCGGCGGCCGCCGCAGCCGTGGCAGGCGCGTCGCGAGCGCCGCCAGTCCGGCTCCCGCAAGCACGAGCAGCTCGTTCACGCCCGTCAGGATGGCGCCCAGGGACGCAACCGCCAGGATGATCGGCAGCGGCCGCTTCAGCGTGGAGCGCGACATCCCCCACAGCGCGTGCGCCACGATGGCGACGATCACCGGCTTCACGCCGTCGAGCAGCGCCGCGACCCGCGGCAGCGCGCCGAAGCGGACGTAGGCCCAGGCGAAGAGCAGCGTGATCAGGACGGCCGGCAGGATGAAGCAGGCGCCCGCGACCAGCAGGCCGGGCCGGCCGGCGCGGCGGTGGCCGATGTGGATGGCGAGCTCGGTGGAGTTCGGGCCGGGGATCAGGTTGGTCGCGCCCATCAGGTCCAGGAATTCCGCGTCGGTGAGCCAGCCGCGCCGCTGCACGACCTCGGTGCGCATCAGCGCGTTGTGGGCCGCGGGACCGCCGAAGGAGAGCGCGCCCAGGCGCAGGAACAGGCCGGCCAGTTCCCGCAGCCGCGCGCCGCGGCTCATCGCCGCGCGAGGAAGGAGAGCGCCAGCAGGCCCCAGCCCGCCAGGAAGAACACCCCGCCGAAGGGCGTGACGATGCCCAGCTTGCGCAGGCCCGTCAGGGCCAGGGCGTAGAGGCTGCCCGAGAACAGCAGCGTGCCGGCGAGGAAACACCAGCCGGCGGCGCGGGCCTGTGGCCCGGA is a window of bacterium DNA encoding:
- the chrA gene encoding chromate efflux transporter translates to MSRGARLRELAGLFLRLGALSFGGPAAHNALMRTEVVQRRGWLTDAEFLDLMGATNLIPGPNSTELAIHIGHRRAGRPGLLVAGACFILPAVLITLLFAWAYVRFGALPRVAALLDGVKPVIVAIVAHALWGMSRSTLKRPLPIILAVASLGAILTGVNELLVLAGAGLAALATRLPRLRRPPGVLLLGLGGFLAAASRLPAAAVAGAAEIVARPFALSSLFLFFLKVGSVLFGSGYVLIAFLRADLVDRWRWLTESQLLDAVAVGQVTPGPLFSTATFIGYLLGGVPGAMLATLGIFLPAFVFVALSGPLVPRLRRSPTAGLFLDGVVTASLALMAAVSWQIGCAAVRDAPTAVLAAVALLLLVRTRIGSLWLVLGGGAAGIVLWGLG